Proteins encoded in a region of the Rutidosis leptorrhynchoides isolate AG116_Rl617_1_P2 chromosome 9, CSIRO_AGI_Rlap_v1, whole genome shotgun sequence genome:
- the LOC139866065 gene encoding molybdate transporter 2 encodes MDEESPQPPQTTTTPLLNHHTNRRQWYHQIPTNIITSLQFHKTSIFSELGGSVGDLGTYIPIVLALTLVSKLDLSTTLIFTALYNIITGLLFGIPMPVQPMKSIASVAISEQPLLTLSQIAAAGISTATVLLLLGATGLMSFLYRFIPLPVVRGVQLSQGLSFAFTAIKYVRYEQDFAANTQGGARSWLGLDGLIVALTAIAFLVLTTGSGETYQDNTVQVNRRVKKRLQILSSIPSALLVFLVGIVLTFIIDPSIFKNLQLGPSKFHVLTITWDDFKTGFIRGAVPQIPLSVLNSVIAVCKLSNDLFPDREASVTAVSVSVGLMNLVGCWFGAMPVCHGAGGLAGQYRFGGRTGGSVVLLGVGKLVLGLLFGNSFVRILNQFPVGILGALLLFAGIELAMASKDMNTKEESFVMLVCAAVSLTGSSAALGFVCGIVLFFLLKLREVDVGSDDSE; translated from the coding sequence ATGGACGAAGAATCACCTCAACCACCACAAACTACCACAACACCACTCCTCAACCACCACACCAACCGTCGTCAATGGTACCACCAAATTCCAACCAACATAATCACCTCCCTCCAATTCCACAAAACCTCAATCTTCTCCGAACTCGGCGGTTCAGTCGGCGATCTCGGTACCTACATCCCAATCGTATTAGCCCTAACTCTCGTCTCAAAACTTGATCTCAGTACAACCCTAATTTTCACCGCTTTGTACAACATAATCACCGGTTTATTATTCGGTATCCCGATGCCGGTCCAACCGATGAAATCAATCGCGTCCGTTGCTATTTCCGAACAACCACTTCTCACTCTTTCACAAATCGCCGCCGCCGGTATCTCCACCGCCACCGTCCTCCTCCTCCTCGGCGCCACCGGTCTCATGTCGTTTCTGTACCGGTTCATTCCGCTGCCGGTTGTTCGCGGTGTTCAGCTATCGCAAGGACTGTCTTTTGCGTTCACCGCGATTAAATACGTTCGTTACGAACAGGATTTTGCGGCGAACACGCAAGGTGGCGCGCGATCGTGGCTCGGACTCGACGGATTAATCGTCGCCCTGACCGCAATAGCGTTTTTGGTACTCACGACCGGTTCGGGTGAAACGTATCAGGATAACACGGTTCAAGTGAACCGGAGGGTAAAAAAGAGACTCCAGATCTTATCTTCTATACCATCAGCTTTACTTGTGTTTTTAGTTGGGATTGTATTAACTTTCATTATTGATCCTTCtatttttaaaaatttacaattagGTCCTTCAAAGTTTCATGTTTTGACAATTACATGGGACGATTTTAAGACCGGGTTTATCCGAGGTGCGGTCCCACAAATTCCGTTATCCGTGTTGAATTCGGTTATAGCGGTTTGTAAGTTGTCGAATGATTTGTTTCCGGACCGTGAAGCGTCAGTGACTGCGGTGTCAGTGAGTGTCGGGTTGATGAATTTGGTTGGCTGTTGGTTTGGGGCGATGCCGGTTTGTCATGGGGCGGGTGGGTTAGCGGGTCAATATCGGTTTGGTGGGCGAACGGGTGGTTCGGTGGTTTTATTAGGAGTTGGGAAATTAGTGTTGGGGCTTTTGTTTGGGAACTCGTTTGTACGGATTTTGAATCAGTTTCCGGTTGGGATATTGGGTGCGTTACTTTTGTTTGCGGGGATAGAATTGGCAATGGCATCGAAAGATATGAATACGAAGGAAGAGTCGTTTGTTATGTTGGTTTGTGCGGCTGTATCGTTAACGGGATCGAGTGCTGCCTTAGGTTTTGTTTGTGGGATTGTGTTGTTTTTTTTGTTGAAATTGAGGGAGGTTGATGTTGGGTCGGATGATAGTGAATAA